A segment of the Macrobrachium nipponense isolate FS-2020 chromosome 1, ASM1510439v2, whole genome shotgun sequence genome:
CAGAGAAGTGCACCAATTTGAATTTAAGCCTGGGACTTATTTTTGTTGTGTTGGCTACAGTATTTCGTCAATGGTAGGATCAATATCCTTGTGTTGCCTTCATCTTTTACTGTCTTGTACAACCGAATTAATGTCTGAAAGGTATTATCTGATGAACAATGGAagttaatttttatcttattctgtCACTGAACATAACAGGCTAAATTCAGATTTAATTTTCAAATGTGATCATTGCTAATAAGAAAGAGCTCACTGAATGAACCttaatttaacattttcatttttcgtagCCCCTCTCACATTATGTGGGTCTTAAGCTCGAGACACAAAAGCTTAAAAGCACATTCTTCAGTATCTAGACATCAAGTTTAAATACGATTTCCTTTGCCCCAAACCTCTTAGaataacaaatttaaaaacaaaagcaatgatTTAAACTTAAAATCCCAAACATCTTAGAATGacaaatctaaaaacaaaagCAATGCTATAAACTTGATGAAAATACAAATGATTACTTCAAAGTGAAAGTTATGAGATGGAATTATCCTGTTAAAAGAAAGATGTTTCAATTCTTCCATAATTACATGTGTACGTTTTATAAGTAGTATAGATGTCATTGAAATATATAATAGTTAGTTCTATGTGTCTTACAGATGAATCAAAATTGTAAAGTATGTGGTGAACCTGCAGCGGGCTTTCACTTCGGGGCTTTTACTTGTGAGGGTTGCAAGGTAAGTACAAAAGCATGACTGGAATGTTACTCATTTTGCATATTAACCTGAGGAATTGTCTGGAAACTGCTCCAATATACTGAATTAATATAGTTCTGAtcaatttcatatgaaaatatatattactagtcCTATATCTTTCATATTTGTTGATTAAAAGTAATGCATGAGAGGCtgtctgttttaaaaaaatcaaatgtacACGTATTACCTTCAAGTTTgtataaatattcacaaatttcTTTCGTTTCAGTCATTCTTTGGAAGAACCTACAAAAATCTCACCTCGCTTAATGACTGCAAAAATAATGGGCGTTGCACCATCAACAAGAAAACTAGGACTGCATGCAAAAGCTGTAGACTTAGAAGGTGCCTTATGGTGGGTATGTCTAAGAGCGGCTCCAGATATGGGAGACGGTCCAACTGGTTCAAAATGCACTACCTAATGCAAAACAACGATAAAGCTGATGAtgataaaaacaacaacactacTTCTATTGGTTATGATGACAAGACTTCAGAAGTGACAAGTGCCTCAGATGTGATAAAACACTTACCTCAAAATAGTAAGTCAATAAAGCCTAATCTGGCTACCAGCAGCAATCGAATATTCGGTGAGCCCTCTGTTATAGAATCTTCAATGCAGCAGGTCCAACAGAATAAAAAACACTTATGGTTCTATGTACTACCAAGTGAATTTCAAGGAAAGAACTTTACAAATGTATTTCTTGACAACTACAAAAATACTACAGTACAAGAAAAGATAAAGCCTCAGTGTGACAAACCCAGAGCACCATTTGTCAAAACTAACATCCCAAGCACTACAATTAGCTCTCAGCAAATTCTACCTTCAAGTATTTGTAGTAATACACCTACAACGCCCAGAGTACAACAGTTGCCGGCTACTGATTTCTCCTACCAGTCAAATAAAACTCCATTGCTGTCACTTACAGAACAAAACCAAATGGAAGAGCATATAAAATCCTCTCATGGAATGTTTAGCACTTCTCTCCAGCACCTTTTACATCCAATTCCTACTGTGCATCCATATCTATATCATcattattcttcattaatttcactATACTCAAAACAACAGCACTTTTGGGAGGTCCTGTGGGAAGTACAAAACAGACGAATTTCTCAACATAACCACTCAGATGAACAAAAAGACAAAGAGCCATTAGCAGCAGTGGACTATGAACCACCAAGCAAAGTCTTCAGGACAAAAACTGCACCAGGAATCACCTTGACACACTCATCAGTTTCAAACAAATCACTTCCTGATCACAACATGAACTTAATCTCAAAGCAGAGTAATAGTTGTAAGACAGGTGTCAATGACGCAATGCAAGATCCTACGAGTCTAAGAattcaaaacaatgaaaatgctAATAACAAAGAGTCTGGCTGTCAAACACAAGATTATCCAATTGATCTTAGTTTCAGAGTAAACACAGCAAAAGCTCAACAAGAGCTTGCTTGACATATGGGAAGTTCAACAAATTCATGCACGATTATCCATCACCTATATGATATACTGTGTAAACtatcaaatatgttatcttttataCACTACCTAAAACGTGTATTATCTGTTCTACTCTAGCATTGTTGGAGTACTTATTGTAGATATTAATGATGAGAATAATGTTCCAAGTAATGTTGCTAATATTGGTTTCTAGATTTTGTAATGAGATAACTCTTAGGTTATTTATGTTCTGTAACTCTCTACATTGCtagtcaaataaatataaataaatgtaaaaatttggCAATGAACCTACAATTACATCCTAAAGCTACTGGTGACAAATTAGCTGATATAGCAGTGTGCAAGATGAGCAATTTGTTTTGCACTGATAACACTTTATTCTGTTTTACATCAATCAAAATCTTCATTTAATGTTGTCAAAAGAGGCTTCCTATATCTAAAGAGACAGAGGTGTAAAAGTCACAAGATTCGCATTTGTTCTCCGAGACCTTGAAAACTGTTCTCTTGTCTGGACGTCAATCAGACTCCAGGATATTCATCTTCTAGACAACTGCCGACGGTCGGGGTTTGATTTTGAGAGTCATCTTCTACGAACTCGATCTCAATATACAACCTTTGCAACCATCTTTGAAGACTGTGCCTCAAAAAGCAATTTGGTACTGCGCACAGCATTAGCATCCACATTCTGTGGAGGTGCTACATTGTTGCTATTCCCGGTATACCAAAGTTCTTTTACTCCTTTATCGGGATATTGTGGCAATAAATccttattatcattgttgttgatACTCATGAGTCCAAAATACTGAATTACTATTGTTTTAAAATAGTAATTCAGTATTTTGGACTCATGAGTATCAACTATTGTTTTAAAATAGTAATTCAGTATTTTGGACTCATGGCTTTAAGTTTTTGTAACTTCCAGCGTTATTTAGATACACATATGGTATTTCACACTGATCTGTTAATTATCTTTTTCCCTCTTTGTCTTCTCCATATCACTTCTAGATACTTCACTCTCTAAAAACTCGCTTAGCAAGTTAATGGCTTTTAAGCCAGTCCTATTTGGACATCTGCACATTTTACAAAAGAAGTCACTGTATCTACACGTAACCTTTTCTACCTAGGAAAAAAGTAACTCGCAGTAACAGAACAATACCGTACTGTATATGCCTGTGTTACACCCACAACGATGACCTATAATATGAAGATCGAAGAATGGATCTGTAAAAACAGACTCGTTTAGGAAAAGATGGATAAAGATGGGAAAACTGGTCACTAACGAGATTTTGAGGTGTTTTAAATGAAACATGATATGCAAAgctttcttctcttgtaaaaCACATACGTCACAACAGTAAGTATCAAAGGAATGAACGCTGTTCACTCTAAACACTGAAttccttttcttccatactcaTCGCGACCGCTATTCAGTTGATTAACAATACCTATGCTAACAATcaagtaacctttttttttttagcacttcTTCACTCTTTTCTCTTCTACTTTGAGCCGTTTCTCCTTTCCATACATCCAGAATCGGGCTCGTCGCTCACGCTCACGGCAACTGGCTCGATTCTATCCCACCGATTCAAACCATCCTACAGAATGTGACCAACAAATCGTACTCAATCGTTTTCATGTCTATTCTCATATCACTTTACACATTGCTCTCCCAGCTAACTAGTGCACAATCTCATAATGAAGGAGCTGGCTCTCCTTATCAGGTAGGTAAAAAGAGTTGTTTTCGAAGAATGAAGCGTTATTAGGATGTTGCAGTTTTCGTTCTCCGAGTACTACATCCCCTGACTTTCATTAAGACTTCCGGGGTGTCGAACGGAGTGCAGTCTTCGTATCCCCACTAGGTCACAGGCTTTAATACTATCTAGCAAACGAAAGAATTCACCAAATACTCATGGGAAAAAGATATCATAACCTGCTTACCAAGAAAATCACACCTATGTATCGTAGCTGCCAATATCATAGAATAATGTATACCCTGATTATTGCGAGCTGCCTGGGATAATAATTATACGTAATGGTCGTTGataaaactaaattaatcaaAGATAAAATGCAATTACGAAAATcccaaaaatatgaatatttactaCAAATGCTGGCATACAGACCTCGATTTCATTTAAAACTTTCATGTCTTTGGTTTAATTAAGATTTTTATTCAGTAAAACTAGTCTATAAATTTTTCTAGTAAATAATCGCCATTACTATTTCTGCATCTAAAAATAATAGTCTCTCTCGTTCATCAACTACACTCTGAAATTCATTCAAGTCTCGCTACCAGTGGCCCAAGAAATTCCTCATAAAAGGGGCTATGGGTCTCCACTTATCAGAAAACTGTGCGTTAGCCTTATGAGACTAATCATTTATATctacaaaatactactttcttgtCTTTCCATGTGTAGGATTTGATATTTCCTTCTGACTTTATTTCATG
Coding sequences within it:
- the LOC135220085 gene encoding uncharacterized protein LOC135220085 — protein: MNQNCKVCGEPAAGFHFGAFTCEGCKSFFGRTYKNLTSLNDCKNNGRCTINKKTRTACKSCRLRRCLMVGMSKSGSRYGRRSNWFKMHYLMQNNDKADDDKNNNTTSIGYDDKTSEVTSASDVIKHLPQNSKSIKPNLATSSNRIFGEPSVIESSMQQVQQNKKHLWFYVLPSEFQGKNFTNVFLDNYKNTTVQEKIKPQCDKPRAPFVKTNIPSTTISSQQILPSSICSNTPTTPRVQQLPATDFSYQSNKTPLLSLTEQNQMEEHIKSSHGMFSTSLQHLLHPIPTVHPYLYHHYSSLISLYSKQQHFWEVLWEVQNRRISQHNHSDEQKDKEPLAAVDYEPPSKVFRTKTAPGITLTHSSVSNKSLPDHNMNLISKQSNSCKTGVNDAMQDPTSLRIQNNENANNKESGCQTQDYPIDLSFRVNTAKAQQELA